In Montipora capricornis isolate CH-2021 chromosome 4, ASM3666992v2, whole genome shotgun sequence, a single genomic region encodes these proteins:
- the LOC138045068 gene encoding uncharacterized protein → MSENSFDHSSSVHLRDLSKLVFAFSTEEKNQSIFQVNDNPQDSNLHACFGVSNTGIDTKKDEAITLQTSTRDDYAALDQNQRDLILEQSFDGNVEEVDMEEELSSGSCAETDPDETQTETKNSLHLITELCDRLLSRDGKRFEDVPRPGNTVNTPYTSERLNYSSTHETIAHCISTICSSDDGFYQPSSLYSCAMNNTYKEWPDSINEQNGAATLCIANTRYSTYNNQQNHVAKRLQSFETSELSCAISNIQQMLAQISPPAHSVTGSLSQISEHNGQLPSNEIIQCISIKEPFTGNVCTERVFYFFFTL, encoded by the coding sequence ATGTCTGAGAACAGCTTTGACCATTCCAGCAGCGTCCATCTGCGAGATCTGAGTAAACTTGTTTTCGCATTCAGTACAGAAGAGAAAAATCAGTCAATATTTCAAGTAAACGATAATCCACAAGACTCCAATTTACATGCATGTTTCGGAGTTTCGAACACAGGCATCGACACGAAGAAAGATGAGGCAATAACTTTACAAACTTCAACTCGTGATGATTACGCCGCGTTGGACCAAAATCAAAGAGATCTCATCCTTGAGCAAAGTTTCGATGGAAACGTTGAAGAGGTGGACATGGAGGAAGAATTATCTTCTGGATCTTGCGCCGAAACAGATCCAGATGAAActcaaactgaaacaaaaaattccTTACACCTGATTACGGAACTTTGCGATAGACTTTTATCTCGAGACGGCAAACGGTTCGAGGATGTTCCAAGACCTGGAAACACGGTGAACACGCCCTATACATCTGAAAGATTAAATTACTCTAGCACACATGAAACAATTGCGCATTGCATTTCAACTATATGTTCATCAGATGATGGATTTTACCAACCGTCTTCATTGTACTCTTGTGCAATGAATAACACGTACAAAGAATGGCCAGATAGCATAAATGAACAAAATGGTGCCGCGACGTTGTGTATTGCAAACACAAGATACTCGACTTACAATAACCAGCAAAATCATGTGGCGAAAAGGCTTCAATCCTTTGAAACGAGTGAACTGTCTTGTGCTATTTCCAACATACAGCAAATGTTGGCTCAAATTTCCCCTCCCGCTCATAGCGTCACCGGCTCATTGTCGCAAATATCGGAACACAATGGTCAGTTACCATCTAACGAGATAATCCAGTGCATATCGATCAAAGAACCTTTTACAGGTAATGTCTGTACAGAACGtgtgttttacttttttttcacgTTGTGA
- the LOC138045069 gene encoding cyclin-dependent kinase 2-associated protein 1-like isoform X2 — protein MESIQSKTQPAAQGANVLATSSPQASSSSAAATNQNSPGKYSELLAVIEELGKDIRPTYAGSKNAAERLKKGIMHARVLVRECLVETDKCARQ, from the exons ATGGAAAGCATTCAAAGCAAAACACAGCCAGCCGCTCAGG GTGCAAATGTTTTGGCGACTTCGTCTCCTCAAGCAAGCTCCTCATCGGCCGCCGCAACAAACCAGAATTCTCCTGGAAAATACTCTGAACTTCTAGCTGTGATCGAAGAATTAGGCAAGGACATTCGGCCTACGTATGCTGGTAGTAAAAACGCCGCAGAACGATTAAAGAAAG GCATAATGCATGCAAGAGTGCTGGTGAGGGAGTGCTTAGTTGAAACAGACAAATGTGCCAGGCAATAG
- the LOC138045069 gene encoding cyclin-dependent kinase 2-associated protein 1-like isoform X1, which produces MESIQSKTQPAAQGANVLATSSPQASSSSAAATNQNSPGKYSELLAVIEELGKDIRPTYAGSKNAAERLKKGKWTGQKGVWAIVTNQMHAQEPFMA; this is translated from the exons ATGGAAAGCATTCAAAGCAAAACACAGCCAGCCGCTCAGG GTGCAAATGTTTTGGCGACTTCGTCTCCTCAAGCAAGCTCCTCATCGGCCGCCGCAACAAACCAGAATTCTCCTGGAAAATACTCTGAACTTCTAGCTGTGATCGAAGAATTAGGCAAGGACATTCGGCCTACGTATGCTGGTAGTAAAAACGCCGCAGAACGATTAAAGAAAG GCAAATGGACAGGGCAAAAAGGAGTCTGGGCTATAGTAACAAATCAAATGCATGCACAGGAGCCGTTCATGGCTTGA
- the LOC138044997 gene encoding mitochondrial translation release factor in rescue-like codes for MGRLLVSAIFRATRVIDFVRFKHEVSLKENEIEENFIKGWGKGGQSVNKTNNCVQLKHKPSGIIVKCHESRSLARNRTLAREILKQKLDFLINGKESELAQATSKKKKRKADYARKRLRREQALDKGAESPNVEDDLTTFH; via the exons ATGGGACGTCTACTTGTATCCGCCATATTTCGAGCCACTCGTGTCATTGATTTCGTTCGATTTAAGCACGAAGTATCTCTCAAGGAAAATGAAATAGAAGAAAACTTTATCAAAGGTTGGGGAAAGGGCGGGCAAAGCGTCAACAAAACCAACAATTGTGTACAACTGAAACATAAGCCCTCGGGGATTATTGTGAAG tgTCATGAAAGTCGGTCTCTTGCAAGAAATAGAACACTTGCTAGAGAAATTCTGAAGCAAAAACTTGATTTTCTAATCAACGGAAAGGAGAGTGAACTTGCCCAAGCtacttcaaagaaaaagaaaaggaaagcagATTATGCAAGGAAAAGACTACGACGTGAGCAAGCACTGGATAAAGGTGCTGAGTCACCTAATGTGGAAGATGACCTGACAACATTTCACTAA